From the Xenopus laevis strain J_2021 chromosome 7L, Xenopus_laevis_v10.1, whole genome shotgun sequence genome, the window TGGTTTCTGCCTTGTTATAGCCGTTTACACCTGTCCTCCAGATATATTATCCAACCGGTCTGTATTGATTAAATCAGGCATGTCAAATGACAGTGCTGAAAATCAGTAGGGAATATTCAATGGGGGggttgcaatttgttttattacagagacaaaggaaatcatttttaaaaaaaatatatatttgacgGGACTTTCCTGTgattctgaactttctgtataactggtttcaggataatggacgCCATGCCTGTATGATAAAGAGCTTAATTAACATCTTTACAAAAGTTCCAGTTTGTTAGATCCCTGTTGCTAAATATAGGCTTGCACAGATGATACGGAACCATTTTCAGGGCTTGCAGGCTTGGTAGTTGGCATCTTTCAAGTAAGCCTAGTTTGTTCCCTGTTCTGTCATTCAGGTCACCACCGGTTGAAAAGGCAGGATCCCAGACCCAGTTCAATgtttcagctggaaagtttgaggaatacaataatttttttaggcATACAAAACAATACTTACAATGATATACGGATCCACTGACTTTTTGGTGATCTTGCAATTTGGCCAGCTTATGAAATTTCCTTGATCTGGACgggaaatgcatttttatttttcttagaaaACAGGGAAGTTGTGAATGGCTCCGGGTGACTTTAAGATTCAATGTGCATCTTACAGCTTTAATAATGGAAAAcataaacttaaaggaaaaaaatcccCTACCCTCCATTGGCCCCTGCTTTCTTTCTCCTTAGTACCTTACTTGAAAAAGTTTCCCTGGCATTAACCTTGCCATATTCATGAAGGGTAGCGCAGCTGAGCTCTTGGGTGTCATCTTCGGATCCTCTTCTTTTCCTTTGGCAATCTTCAAAGTTTTCCAGTGCTTGAGCAGTAGGCACGCATGCCAGactggctccaactgcgcatgtatGAAAAACCTGTGTTGGCGCTCACTTCCATGAGCAATTAAAACATGGCACCCAAGAGCTCCACTGCGCTACGCTGTATTAATATATCAATGTTAATCCACATTTTACAGTGTCACAATTGTATGGAATTTACATAATGGCACAACAGTTATTAATGGGTTGCACTTGTGTTTGGGGTGGCAGCCCGGTGGGCCTTGGATACCCGAGTCCGACActgggtgtaactacagatgaaggAGACCCTGTGGTCACGGTGGGCCAGTGAAAAGGTGGGTCTGTTTCCCctatagcagggctgtccaactggcggctgtggccccccacatatgctgtgtctgcttaccatatgtaatatttaaaaggtatcactacagagattaactagaccctgcattgtttaaacctcaaattctgactaatcccctgtattgttcacacttgtgacacctctattgtttatatcctaaaggtctgtactattcacacctgagatccagactgaaactgccacattgttctcctgttcacattttatacaaaatgctaatggagcaccaacactgtgtcactgtatgtagtacatattaactttccctgtctcctgctctgttctgccttccctccctgtgtgcgccattctctgcttgcccagtgctgcttgtgtgggccaatctctgcttactcagtgctgcttgcgtgtgctattctctgcttgcccagtgctgcttgcgtgtgccaatttctgcttactcagtgctgcttgcgtgtgccattctctgcttactcagtgctgtttgggtgtgccattctctgcttgctcagtgctgcttgtgtgtgccattctctgcttgctcagtgctgcttgtgtgtgccattctctgcttgctcagttctgcttgtgtgtgccattctctgcttactcagtcctgcttgtgtgtgccattctctgcttgcccagagttgcttgtttgtgccattctctgcttactcagtgctgcttgggtgtgccattctctgcttgcgcaGTGCTGTTTGGgtgtgcaattctctgcttgcccagtgctgcttgggtgtgccattctctgcttgccctatgctacctgtgaaATGTAAGCCTGTAAGGGGTTTAttcttggggttattagcatttggaaattgttgttaagggcccctaaagtgtttaatcatgtgttgggaggttgttgtattatccacaggggaggatgaggcatatggatttaagggttgttataacataaaataaagacatttttcaattgcttttcatctcaatttaagtttaaagtttaattttcctgtctccggattcagtctggcagctcagtaatttaggtgcagattttgaactgtaacaatttgctacattagctgatacatttctcagcagtatctctggagtattagcaactattgtatcaattctaacagctgcctttaatataACTAAGGGATTctcctcagcagggacaaagataagaaatgtatccactactaaatgtatcaatttagatcagttacagagtcagtgacccccttctcccagagctgcttcagaaagacataaaaaggtgaaaaatgaaagtttacactttattattagaaaaatggtcacaaatagaaaacagaaagtatgtTGAAAAAGTCATTTCTGgtggacaatctgaaaacaagggaactgaaaaaagtgttggaagatgaacaacccctttaaatatttatgaatatctACAGTCAAACATTATGAATGTGCTTCTAGGGGCCCCGAAAGGCAACAGTACAACCAGACACAGACTGGCTGTAACATTGGATTCATCTTATAAAATTCCACTCAACagcatattattattactgtgcattaatatacaatagaacccctattatatttttttctggggaccaggaaaacaatgtagcattcagggaaatgtgttaaagcaaatTATTCCTCAAAATAttcaaatacaatatttactgtgttaatgacaagaGGTTAAAGTTGAAGGAAAGGgtaaaacgaagtaagctttatcagaaaggcctatataaatacaccagtaaaccctcaaggtaatgctgctctgagtccttgacaaaagaaacactgcatttctttctttctatcgtgtacacatgggcttctgtatcagacgttctgttttcagcataaacctccagggctagggcttgagcatgctccgtttgctcctcCTTGCTGTAAATTGAGCCCagggctatgagtgagcagggagagtctcaggcacgaaatgatgtcacaccaagcaaatatggcagctgttatcctaaacaaacagagagagctgtttactcaggtatggtgaagcattctaatgaataaatatagtgttctagcttgcactattgtggctaatctattcgGCAATAAACGGtctggtagctttccttctcctttttaagcattgcagcattaatattacactatggggaggggactgaccccatctaaaaacaaatgctcagtaaggctacaaatgcattgttattgctactttttattattcatctttcttttcaggtcccctcttattcatattccagtctcattcaaatcaatgtatggttgctagggtaacttgaaccctagcaaccagattgcttaaatagaAATCtcgagagctgttgaataaaaagctaaataacccaaaacccacaaataataaaaaatgaaaaccaatttgcaaataatctcagaatGGTGGGgtctgtttaggcctctgtgtcaatgccagggcctattggaAATCCCAATCTGGGCCTGGTTGGGGCTAATAGCACCATGCATCTGAAGTAAACATTGCAATGGGAAGGAACCACTTTTTTACTACACTGTTTATATCAAGCACCGCGAGGAAATACTATGCACTGAACTCTGTCCTGCTAGTACAGCTGAATCCATCTCAATGgaactctgctgctgctgcaatatCCGCCGTCCGGCTGCAGTGACACACATTGGACACCAGAGGGAGCGCTATCCGTCCGGAACCTTTGCAAGAGCAGCTGCGAGAAAGGGGAATGGTTTGCGGGGAGGACAGGATATCTTTGTAAAAGACGGACGGGGGTCAGACAGTGAGCCTGTCATGTGTAAGCTTAACCATTTGTGAGAAACGCTGTATGGCGTGAGTTTGCATAACAGTGTAaatgttagttagttagttagttagttagttagttagacCTTTGCTCATATGTTTGACGTGAGTTCATGATTGAAAGCTAGTGGTTGAGGCTTCTGAGAAAATCAAATACCTTCAGGATCGGAGTCCCTGGATAATAGTGCTGGAGGTGTGCCCTTGGGTCAATGTTTTATTAGAGGGTCCTTGGATATAgtttgtgttgtgtgtgtgtaaatataggGGTCCTGGCTGAAAGCGTGTGGGGTACGTGCATTACACGACTTAAAGGGGGTGCTTCACCTTTGTATAAACTTTTAGTAGGctatagtgagtgatattctgacataatttgcaattggttttaattgtttattatttgtggtttttgagttatttagctttttattcagcagctctccagtttgcaatatccgcaatctggttgctagggtccaaattcccctagcaaccttacattgatttgaatgagagactggaatatgaataggagaggggggggtctgaatagaaaggtgagtaataaaaagtaacaatacatttgtagccttacagagcatttgtttttagatggggtcagccgTTTGATAGCtggaggaagaaggcaaataattaaacatgatacaaccaattgaaaagttgcttagaattggccaatctataacatactaaaagttaaccaaaaggtgaaccactgctttaaggGACTCACTTATCATACAATGCTTTTTAATTCTGGCTGGGATGATTATAAACAGCTCTAGAGACTCTTACCTGTGATGACAGACTATATTTACATGATCTTGTTGTTCCATTTGATTCCTGCTtctattttttttgcagcaagtGATTATGTAGGTAATATAGTCCAATTTGAAAGATAAAACTGACCTTGAAAGCATTGTACTGAGGGTTAATATAACACCATTGGTATATAAATTGGCATTTTATGCCAGTTTTCTGTGTGTTTTTGGCTTAACATACATGTTAATGTATTCTAATACCCTATATGacaaaggcactacgtttgcccatgtgcagtaaacaatggcaaccaataagaggtttgcttttaaacaggtgagcagtaaatgttaccttgtcTTGCAGGGAGAGATTCCTGATCCTGAACTGACCAAATTACTTCCTCCTCCACTATGTGGCTTACACGGCTAACCTCACGCTTTGCTTCAGCTACAAGACTTGCAGGTAACAACAAAGTACCATGGCAGATTGTCTACAGCCAGGacttaacatactgtatatagagttcTATTTGCAATAGGGAATTCATGCTTTTTTATTCTTCATAGCACCATGAAATTCAGGAGTGAATCTAGGCAACCAACTGCAGCTGTATTATATTTAAGAACTCAAAATTCACTTTTTGTGCTGCATTTCACTGTGGTCTGAAGATGTAAAGGAGCAATGTTAATGTTCTGACACCCCAACCAAGCAACCTCAATAAGAGCTGTTTGTATATAACAGTAAAAACTGTTCTGCACATATATGTTTTCATTTGTCTATGTTTCGACAGAGACTGAGTGAGGCTGAAATATAATTTGAGGTCTTTCTGAAGCCACCTTGTTCTAAGGGCTGTAAAGGTTACAGTAAAAAAGTCTGTGTTATTCTGCATGTTATAGAAACTTGGAATTTGACAGCAGAATAGAAGCAATAGGTGTATTTAGACTGCTCATTAAATGCTTTGCTCTGCTTATAGGTTTTTaaatttgcaagaaaagaaaatgactGTAAACcttttaatttgttatttatttcttatggAGGAGCACTGAAAGGAAACTGAATTTAACATTGAACTTTTTAACCACAGCCATGGTGTGCCAGTGCTTTTATATGGAATTTATTTGGTTGACTGcaggcaaaattaaatatatctttttatatatcTTTCTAGGATGCCTCGTACCACGGAGTTGCTCAGCGTTTGTGAACCGCAAAATTCTTTGTGCGGGTTACAGCTCTCAACTGACTCAGAGACAGCAGGTTCCCCCACATAACTGGTTGAGCTTTGAACCAGAGCTCGATGACATTCTGGTACCACGCATGATGTCCGTAAGCCCTTTGGAAAGTTTACTTACTAGCCGCTACTCTCTGCCCAAGCCTGAGGCTGTACATTCTCAAATAGAGCCACAGGAGCAAGATAATTCCTATACATGCCCCACACATCAGGATGATAAAGATATTGATGAGAACACAGACCAGCAGAATATAGTGCAATGTAAGAATGTCCTGAAGATTCGAAGGAGAAAGATGaacaaacacaaatacaaaaagcTGCAGAAGCGCATGAAATTTTTAAAACGTAAGATACAAGATGGACGGAGGCGCAGGCGACAGGTATGGAGCTGTAAATGTAGATAAATATAATGCAACACAATCACATGGTTATGTTTGTCATTAAACAATCCATTCCCATTTGAAACATCTCTATTGctgtaatactgtatatgcctTCAGAGATTACcgttatataaatgtttatatttctttCACAGAAAAGACTGGAAAGTGAGTAGTTGGAATGCTATTTTGGGGCATTTTTGTATAGTCTGCTAAATAATAGCAGTGATCTGTGTCTCATATGTTCAGCTCTCCAGCAATTGAGCCTCACAGTTTCAGGCGTATAGTAGTTCTCTAATGTTATGTTCTGACATgcggctaaacatattgtcagtttcccagctgcccccagtcatgcgacacATTCAGCatttccattctaaagtgctggctcattctgaaagcacatgaccaggcaaaatgacctgagatggctaccgacacaccaatattacaactaaaacaaaatacacttgttggattaggaattacattgtagagggaattatttgcagtgtaaaccgtgtaatttagaaataaaaactacaacataaaaatcatgacagaatccctttaatatcttggattaaaaaaaaggaatttaaattgcaaaagtgcttagaatagcgctctcatcatttttacattctcttattttaaaggtttacttatccattaTAGGAGGCacaaacaatcctactgggtttatttaatgtttaaatgattattagacTTGAGTTATggagtttcaaattacagaatgtgCCCTTACATGAAAAGCCCCAGATCCCATGCtttatgaataacaggtccccTCCCTCTATTTTATGTTCTCTATGTATTTGTGCTATTTGCCTTAATTCTGATGAAGGTGTTATTGACTTTTATTACTGGCTCTGCTAGCCATTTTAGCACTGATATGCACCAGaacagttgcccatagcaaccaatcaataatttgtcaaataaaactaaaaatatgattggttgctaggggcagaTGCACTAGTACAATTTAGAAGTTGTTTTAGTAACGAAGCACCCTTGTCTTGTGTTGCTGTCATTGCTCCCCATGGTGGGAGGACAAACATTTCATTATATGCCTTACTAGTAAACTTCTGGATTGAATGACCTTTCTTGATCTGTGTAGCTATTCATTTCTGTCtgtgtaatatttttattgctcatgTCTTTGCAGGCACGATTTGAGAAAGACTTAAAACGCATCTGGAAGAAGGCTGGGCTAGAGAAAGCACCGGATGGTTGGCAGGTTCCAAAGATCTATGTAAAACATTGATATCGGGGGCATTGAAGAACACGTTGCTTTTATTTTTGACACCTAGAATACAATTATGAGAGGTTTACATGCACCAGTCTGCCTAATGTACAAACTCATGCCAGCAGCAAATTTGCCAGCTACCCTGATACTTCATTGGGAAGAGCAGGCAGGTattcaaaatgaaaattcaaaatgaacTCTTCCTAATCACCATGGACCAATTTTATCTTATTATGCCAAATTGACTCTGGCACGCAAATCTGGTACTGGGGAAGAAATCCTGGTGTTTTCAGGATTTGCCTCAATGTGATATCCAGGAATATAGTTCTATTAACTGTAATTTGTAATGTTACATCCAACAGCAGATATGGCCAGTGGACTCCAATTGTGTGCATTTTTGTTGTTCCGTGTTACTGTACTGTAACTTTGTTCCCAGTATAAACTTCTAGTTGTCATAAATGCaaaactattcaaataaatagttCATAAAATAACTCTACAAATACAGGCCTCATTATTTTACTTATTGTTCTATGCTGCAGAAGTTCAGATTGATGAAATAAGCAGTATGTATTGCTAACCTGTACTGAAGAGGTGGCACTCACTACAGAATTCatagtaaaaattattattttgacttGTTACTTTTACTCTTTTGAATGGCAGCGCCATTTTGCACTTTACCCCTTATATAGGCTTTATTGGCCCAAGGATTAATAATTGCAAAATAGATTCTTTgcaggaaagataaaaaaaaaaaatagtatttgttattgtggttatctttttatgtaaatgcaaagtgaagccttctgaaatcagaaggtatttatttgtctcatgccatacacacagcactgcctagataccaaaaatgagagttttatctcccataaggcatcatgggcagagacatgcaaatcactcctttatgtccctttggccaactatgcatccagaactacTAGTTtacagcacagatacagcctaatggttcagaaccatatatccaaacttgcagacagcctgtttcaatcttgttagatctcatcgaTGCAAGATATTGGATCATGGCTTCTGATGGGGTAGGAattggagagtagcaaaatggaaaaccgaacctggttagagTGAGAAGGACTacaaggagccaaaaagcccttcacaagcaattacatgcaaagtgtagccttctgaaatcagaaggtatatAACAaaattgaaacaggctgtctgcaagtttggatatatggctctgaaccattaggctctATCTGTGCTGTAAACCAGCGATTGTGGATgaatagttggccaaagggacataaaggagtgatttgcatgtctccaccatgatgccttatgggaggattaaaactcaaatttttggtatctaggcagtgctgtgtgtatggcatgagacaagtaaataccttctgatttcaggcatataattgcttgtgaagggctttttggctccctttagggtaaggccacaagaggagattcggggagattttgtcacctggcgactaatcacctcttgtGAGGCAACtctgagcgacttcggaaaatgaagcgccgtgtgtgctttagcgcaggcgacttttcattttattggatgggaagacacgcggaggcagttccaggagattgtcacccagaaaaagaggcgattagtcgccagccgacaaaatctcctcgtgtgaactaacccttagatgCATTTCTAAAGGAACCCAATGACATCGCATTGACCCTGAAAACCTTTAGGAATTAGATTTCAAACACAGTTCTATGCAAAATTAAGTGGGAAGGTAGGGAGCTGTTGTCTATGTTTATTTtcgctttgtgattttaaaggggcAAATTAGACTATGGATTTgttaaataaaagggaaaaccaaacctggttagggtaAGAAggactaagggctagtccacacgaggagattcgggagattttgtcacctggcgactaattgcctcgtcttttgatcgactatctccccgaactgcctcagcgtttttccgcATAGGTTgctatgaaaagtcgcctgtgctaatgcacacgcggcgattcgttttctatacTCACtgaggcaactattgaaaacgcattgccacatgtgcattagcgcaggcgacttttctttgtagcctatggggaaaaacactgaggcagttcggggagatagtcgatcaaaagacaaggcgattagtcgtcaggcgacaaaatctccccgaatctccttgtgtagACTAGCCCTTAGTCcttattatatagttttttaaattatttgccgccttcttctgactcttcccagctttcaaatggggggtcactgaccccatccaaaaataaatgctctctaagtctacaaatgtattgttatcgctgctttttattactcatctttctattcaggcctctcctattaacattcgagtctcttattcaaatcaacacatggttgctagggtaattagtaCCCTAGCAGtgagtttgctgaaattgcagtcttggagagctgctgaataaaaatcaaaataactcaaaaaccacaaataataaaaaatgaaaaccaattgcaaatatcactctctacatcatgctaaaattgAAAAagtcgaacaacccctttaaccagcaGATGGCGCTAAGTATACACTTGACTTGTGCTAAAACTCCTCTTCCAACGAGCCAGATCTATTTGTAATAAGCAGAGAATTGATATAAAGATAGTTTTCCCTTGGAGATACTCATGAAACCATAAGTGAGTGAGAGATTAAAAGATGGCTGACTCACATTGATGTGAGGGTGCCAGCATGCTGAATGTGTGCTCTATATGCATTTCAGTCCCCTGCGACATGAGAGCTGACTGTGTCTAGGAAGGGTCACTGCCAAGAGGAAATGACTGATGCTTACAGTAACGTTAGACAAGACTTGTAGACAGTCTGGTTTCTGGAAACATGAGAGCGTATTTCACTCTGATATTTATTTTAGACATTGGCACTTATTGATTGGGAGAGATTAAAGAAAGAAATGAGCAAATGTGTTAACTCTTAACAGTTGCCTTTAGGGATTTTTATAAGGACCCGTGATTGCTAGTATCCATTGGCTTGTGCTAGGAAACAATGGCTGCCACTGTGGACCTTGTTTGTAATcactataataatacacaaagatGCTATACAGAGCTGTAAGGTTATTTTCTTTACTGACTGTACTGACTCcacagctttaactgtaacatgGAGGATGATAGTGCATGTTATAAAGTTTCTACTCCTCCTATAAAACTCAGTGATGGGGTAACATAATGAATAGATTTAGCAATATATTAGCAGGAAAGTGCAGCAATCACCTGCAGGAATCAGAGTGCACCCAAAATAATAGACTGAAAAACTGATTTAGTGCAGTACAAATACCTCCATCTTCTGACAATTAGGCTGTAGGCaacataacaaacaaggaaaagttgtgctccccactaatttttaaaaccattaggccgggggtgcaatgagggtgtgaccacaaaatacatatagacaaatacaagagtcctctgcactcaacccattatcaatatatttaagacagagacattttgtgcatactgctattgaaaaatgccttaccctttaaacaaaacagggattgtttgtccatatattgcaatatatttaagctggccaactacgtcaaagtcatcccatatctggtagttggccagcttaaatatattgcaatatatggacaaataatccctgttttgtttaaagggtaaggcatttttcagtagcagtatgcacaaaatgtctctgtcttaaatatattgataatgggttgagtgcagaggacctcttgtatttgccgTAGGCAACagatatattttagtttggagaGGCTGAATAGAAGGAGGAGCAATGTGGCACTTGCAGTGGCCACGCCCACTTTTGTGTGTCGCTTTATTTAAAGTCGTACACCTTAGAGTTCTGTATATTTCATGGCGACAATTTTGCAACACAGCCACAT encodes:
- the aurkaip1.L gene encoding uncharacterized protein LOC779196 gives rise to the protein MWLTRLTSRFASATRLAGCLVPRSCSAFVNRKILCAGYSSQLTQRQQVPPHNWLSFEPELDDILVPRMMSVSPLESLLTSRYSLPKPEAVHSQIEPQEQDNSYTCPTHQDDKDIDENTDQQNIVQCKNVLKIRRRKMNKHKYKKLQKRMKFLKRKIQDGRRRRRQARFEKDLKRIWKKAGLEKAPDGWQVPKIYVKH